From a region of the Butyrivibrio sp. AE3004 genome:
- a CDS encoding (deoxy)nucleoside triphosphate pyrophosphohydrolase: MKTVNVVAAVICDDYENKTKIFATQRGYGDFKDGWEFPGGKIEDGESPEDALIREIKEELATDIEVHDLISIVDYDYPTFHLHMHCFWSTVKSGKLSLLEHEAAKWVTKDDIDTLGWLPADEGLIEEIKKCL; encoded by the coding sequence ATGAAAACAGTAAATGTAGTAGCAGCCGTAATCTGTGATGATTACGAGAATAAAACAAAAATCTTCGCAACTCAGCGTGGCTACGGTGACTTCAAAGATGGTTGGGAATTTCCGGGTGGAAAAATAGAAGATGGTGAGTCACCGGAGGATGCATTGATAAGAGAGATAAAGGAAGAACTTGCAACAGATATTGAGGTGCATGACCTCATCAGCATCGTTGATTATGATTATCCGACCTTCCATCTGCACATGCACTGTTTTTGGTCTACTGTGAAAAGTGGAAAGCTATCATTACTTGAACATGAAGCTGCAAAGTGGGTGACTAAGGATGATATAGATACACTGGGATGGCTTCCTGCAGATGAAGGACTGATAGAAGAGATTAAAAAGTGCCTGTGA
- a CDS encoding GNAT family N-acetyltransferase: MRHCGTQTIETERLILRKFKVEDANAMFLNWASDEEVTKFLTWSPHGTVDVTENIIRQWVDAYKDEKYYQWAIVLKEINEPIGSISAVGMKESTNMIHIGYCIGRAWWHQGITSEALNAVIDFFFDKVEANRIESRHDVNNPHSGMVMKKCGMQYEGTLRSSDINNQGINDSSWYAILRSDRTNY; this comes from the coding sequence ATGAGGCATTGCGGGACACAGACAATTGAGACCGAAAGACTGATACTGAGGAAATTCAAAGTTGAAGATGCTAATGCTATGTTCCTGAATTGGGCAAGCGATGAAGAAGTCACGAAGTTTCTTACATGGTCGCCGCATGGAACTGTCGATGTAACGGAGAATATCATCAGGCAGTGGGTGGATGCATATAAGGATGAAAAGTACTATCAGTGGGCCATTGTTTTAAAAGAGATAAATGAACCTATAGGCAGTATCTCCGCCGTTGGTATGAAGGAAAGCACAAATATGATCCACATTGGTTACTGCATTGGAAGAGCATGGTGGCATCAGGGGATTACATCTGAAGCTTTAAATGCTGTTATAGATTTCTTTTTTGATAAGGTTGAAGCAAATCGTATTGAATCAAGGCATGATGTTAATAACCCACATTCCGGTATGGTCATGAAGAAATGTGGAATGCAATATGAAGGCACGCTACGCAGTTCAGATATCAACAATCAAGGAATCAATGATTCGAGCTGGTATGCAATTCTTAGATCTGACCGGACTAATTATTGA
- a CDS encoding AAA family ATPase encodes MMYIEAFRFPGVDAEEQFVNYIRRTCYTSFYPFGVFSANQLHALSFSEITILYGNNGSGKSTALNLMAEKLRAERDSLFNRSSFFDDYLKMCEFEMTPGEKPEEIRMITSDDVFDFMLNLRALNEGVDRKREQVFDEWIENRNSKFQMKSLDDYEQLKKVVAARSKTQSRYVRESIGNNVIEHSNGESALQYFSEKIKDNGLYLLDEPENSLSPQRQMELFDFIQNSARFFGCQFIIATHSPFLLALRGARIYDLDESHVNIKKWTELEGVRTYFEFFERHRDEFR; translated from the coding sequence ATGATGTATATTGAAGCTTTCCGATTTCCGGGAGTGGATGCGGAAGAACAGTTTGTTAATTACATAAGAAGAACATGCTATACATCGTTTTATCCGTTTGGGGTATTTTCAGCTAACCAGTTACATGCTTTGTCTTTTTCAGAGATAACAATTTTGTATGGAAACAATGGTTCCGGGAAAAGCACAGCTCTTAATCTTATGGCAGAAAAACTTAGGGCTGAACGGGATTCGCTGTTCAACCGTAGTAGTTTTTTTGATGATTATCTCAAGATGTGTGAGTTTGAAATGACTCCGGGAGAAAAACCGGAAGAAATCAGAATGATCACCAGCGATGACGTATTCGATTTTATGCTTAATCTCAGGGCTCTGAATGAGGGGGTTGACCGTAAGAGAGAGCAGGTCTTTGATGAATGGATTGAAAACAGAAATTCTAAATTTCAGATGAAATCACTGGATGATTATGAACAACTGAAAAAAGTTGTAGCTGCCCGCTCCAAGACACAGTCAAGATATGTCAGGGAATCAATAGGCAATAATGTCATTGAACACAGCAATGGAGAGAGTGCTTTACAATACTTCTCAGAAAAGATAAAGGATAATGGTTTGTATTTGCTGGATGAGCCGGAGAATTCCCTTTCGCCTCAAAGACAGATGGAATTATTTGATTTTATACAGAATTCAGCAAGATTTTTCGGGTGCCAGTTTATTATAGCGACTCATTCACCATTTCTACTGGCTCTGCGAGGAGCAAGGATTTATGATTTGGATGAGTCTCATGTAAATATCAAGAAATGGACTGAACTTGAAGGTGTAAGGACTTATTTTGAGTTCTTTGAGCGTCATAGGGATGAATTCAGATAA
- a CDS encoding MBL fold metallo-hydrolase: MLKRLTDRIWYYPMEEERDRPNLGYIRGDNWSLAVDAGHSEAHTGEFYKALEDNGLPLPRLTVITHWHWDHTFGIHAVNGLCLANERTNQYLKDFSRRLSDEGTEFFLNLDERIRNEYSDDRPVIVKAADMIFHDSMILDAGNCQVKVFQADAPHTDDSTFIEIPGEGVLFVGDATCGALPEWKKDPVLSKSLSETIRKSEATICLEGHWVPVPKEDTIRDLLEGTDE; the protein is encoded by the coding sequence ATGTTGAAAAGATTAACTGATCGAATTTGGTACTATCCAATGGAAGAAGAGCGGGATCGGCCTAATCTGGGATATATACGCGGAGATAATTGGAGTCTTGCTGTTGATGCAGGTCACTCAGAGGCACATACCGGGGAGTTTTACAAGGCGTTGGAAGATAATGGCTTGCCACTTCCAAGGCTCACGGTAATTACACACTGGCACTGGGACCATACATTTGGAATACATGCGGTAAATGGGCTTTGTCTTGCAAATGAGCGGACCAATCAGTATCTGAAAGATTTTAGTCGCAGGTTATCGGATGAAGGAACAGAGTTCTTTCTGAATCTGGATGAAAGAATACGTAATGAGTATTCTGATGACAGACCTGTGATTGTAAAGGCTGCAGATATGATTTTCCATGATAGCATGATACTGGATGCAGGTAACTGCCAGGTTAAGGTTTTTCAGGCAGACGCACCGCATACAGATGATTCGACTTTTATTGAGATACCCGGGGAAGGTGTTCTGTTTGTTGGGGATGCAACCTGTGGGGCACTCCCGGAATGGAAAAAGGATCCTGTTCTAAGCAAGAGTCTATCCGAGACTATCAGGAAATCAGAGGCAACCATATGCCTTGAAGGACACTGGGTTCCTGTACCAAAGGAAGATACAATTCGAGACTTGTTAGAGGGGACAGATGAATAA
- a CDS encoding GNAT family N-acetyltransferase codes for MRVRIETERLILRPFVPEDYKAAFKWCGDPDVNEYMIYPLYKNAEDVKTWLESRNLDDPDSYDLGIELKETGELIGSGGLVYHADKDAWEVGYNIRKDQWGHGYVPEAMQGIIDHISKIQKIRAIEGQFAAENHKSQRVMEKLGMHYSHDSEFEKLDGSRKYSAKTFIKEF; via the coding sequence GTGAGAGTCAGGATTGAGACAGAAAGATTGATATTAAGACCTTTTGTACCGGAGGATTATAAGGCTGCATTTAAGTGGTGCGGAGATCCGGATGTAAATGAATATATGATTTATCCGCTTTATAAAAATGCGGAAGATGTAAAGACATGGCTTGAAAGCCGCAATCTGGATGACCCTGATAGTTATGACCTTGGAATCGAACTTAAGGAAACCGGTGAGCTTATTGGGAGTGGTGGTCTGGTATATCATGCAGACAAAGATGCTTGGGAAGTTGGCTACAATATCAGAAAAGACCAGTGGGGACATGGCTATGTTCCGGAGGCGATGCAGGGAATAATTGATCATATCTCAAAGATACAAAAAATACGAGCGATTGAAGGGCAGTTTGCTGCAGAAAATCATAAAAGTCAGCGTGTTATGGAAAAGCTTGGGATGCATTATTCACATGACAGTGAGTTCGAGAAGCTTGATGGTAGCAGAAAGTATTCAGCAAAAACATTCATTAAGGAATTTTGA
- a CDS encoding nucleoside phosphorylase, whose protein sequence is MREDFYDDKTEPIIELKHFYGEQKHLVDKCLIIFSKVIHDHILEKFDCEEIGSLGACNGRIPIYCLLYKGEKIAFYLTGIGSAFASGACYEAHWITGATKFIMFGSCGSLDPEKTTGRFIIPTESYRGDGASYYYAPASDYIDIKGCDKLERIFTELKVPYVKGRVWTTDSMLRETKGLVAKRKEEGCIAVEMELAGVQALCDFYGIELYNFLEAGDVLADSGYEVEALPAANHDLGKFYIALDIAVRI, encoded by the coding sequence ATGCGTGAAGATTTTTACGATGATAAGACAGAACCGATAATAGAACTGAAACATTTCTATGGAGAACAAAAACATCTTGTAGATAAGTGCCTGATTATTTTTTCAAAAGTAATTCATGACCACATCCTGGAGAAATTTGATTGCGAAGAAATCGGTTCGCTCGGTGCATGTAATGGAAGAATACCTATCTATTGTCTTTTGTACAAAGGTGAAAAGATAGCATTTTACTTAACTGGAATAGGCTCTGCTTTTGCTTCGGGCGCTTGTTATGAAGCACATTGGATAACCGGAGCGACAAAGTTTATTATGTTCGGTTCCTGTGGAAGCCTTGATCCGGAGAAGACTACCGGAAGATTTATCATTCCGACTGAAAGTTACAGAGGCGATGGTGCTTCATATTATTACGCTCCGGCCAGTGACTATATTGATATTAAGGGTTGCGATAAATTGGAGAGAATTTTTACAGAGCTTAAGGTTCCATATGTTAAAGGCCGTGTTTGGACAACAGATTCTATGCTCAGAGAGACAAAGGGACTTGTTGCCAAAAGAAAAGAAGAAGGCTGTATAGCAGTAGAGATGGAACTTGCGGGAGTTCAGGCTTTGTGTGATTTTTATGGAATTGAACTTTATAATTTCCTTGAAGCCGGTGATGTACTTGCGGATAGCGGATATGAAGTAGAGGCACTTCCTGCTGCAAACCATGATCTTGGAAAATTCTATATTGCTTTGGATATTGCAGTAAGGATATGA
- a CDS encoding MarR family winged helix-turn-helix transcriptional regulator, protein MNYDEVMNVEKVTFGNMPPQPFLLGLLSAFDNRYQAAADAYFKEITWKQFFAIICINLCKEPPTLNELSDIMGSSHQNVKQILLKLEKKGFISTVPDEKDKRKQRIFVTDKCRDFLEQNDNNGQQSRYVIGRIFDGIDEKSLQTTIQTIMKMERNLSDL, encoded by the coding sequence ATGAATTACGATGAAGTGATGAATGTCGAAAAAGTAACGTTTGGAAATATGCCCCCACAGCCTTTTTTGCTGGGACTTCTCAGTGCGTTTGATAACAGATATCAGGCGGCAGCTGATGCATATTTCAAGGAAATTACGTGGAAACAGTTCTTTGCCATAATCTGTATTAACTTATGCAAGGAACCACCGACACTGAATGAGCTTTCAGATATAATGGGAAGCTCTCATCAGAATGTGAAGCAGATTTTACTTAAACTTGAAAAAAAGGGATTTATTTCAACTGTTCCTGATGAAAAAGATAAGCGAAAGCAGCGCATCTTTGTCACAGATAAATGCAGGGATTTTCTGGAACAGAACGATAATAACGGTCAACAAAGCCGGTATGTAATAGGACGCATATTTGACGGAATTGATGAAAAGAGTCTGCAGACTACCATACAAACTATTATGAAAATGGAGAGGAATCTGAGCGACTTATGA
- a CDS encoding flavodoxin domain-containing protein: MKTLIIYTSQTGFTKRYAEWLSERMSGDLLELKAAQKKSADYFDDYDAICYGGWAMAGSLVKAKWFLEKATNWKNKRLAMFCVGGSPNDNPDVDVFLQNAVTEEQKKYIKVFYCQGGFNYEKMKAPSRIAMKMFVSALKNKKDATEKEKIMAEKMASSYDISDIKFIEPIAEYLAEKGNRKAVHIV; the protein is encoded by the coding sequence ATGAAAACACTGATTATTTACACATCACAGACAGGATTTACAAAGAGATACGCGGAGTGGCTTTCAGAGAGAATGAGCGGAGATCTGCTTGAGCTAAAGGCTGCTCAGAAGAAGAGTGCTGATTACTTCGATGACTATGATGCAATCTGCTATGGCGGATGGGCAATGGCAGGAAGTCTTGTTAAGGCAAAGTGGTTCCTTGAAAAGGCTACTAACTGGAAGAATAAGCGCCTTGCTATGTTTTGTGTAGGTGGCAGTCCTAACGATAACCCGGATGTAGATGTCTTTCTGCAGAATGCTGTTACAGAAGAGCAGAAGAAATACATAAAAGTATTTTACTGCCAGGGCGGGTTTAACTATGAAAAGATGAAGGCTCCATCCCGTATTGCAATGAAGATGTTCGTGTCAGCCCTTAAGAACAAGAAGGATGCTACTGAGAAAGAGAAGATAATGGCTGAGAAGATGGCTTCATCCTACGACATCTCTGATATTAAATTCATAGAGCCTATTGCAGAGTATCTTGCAGAAAAAGGCAATAGAAAAGCTGTACATATAGTATAA
- a CDS encoding methylated-DNA--[protein]-cysteine S-methyltransferase has protein sequence MTYIWKYKTPEGFDDMLMNSDGEYLTGLWFEGSDDEKKHKPDADEKRLTIFEMTEKWLDDYFYGKPSPDIPNIKIEKLTSFRRDVSEIMKKIPFGETTTYGEIAKMIAVKRGISKMSAQAVGGAVGWNPICIIIPCHRVIGSDGSLTGYGGGIRNKELLLLHERKYSL, from the coding sequence ATGACGTACATTTGGAAATACAAAACTCCTGAAGGTTTTGACGACATGCTCATGAATAGTGATGGAGAGTATCTGACGGGACTGTGGTTTGAAGGATCGGATGATGAAAAGAAGCATAAGCCGGATGCAGATGAAAAGAGACTTACCATATTTGAAATGACAGAAAAATGGCTTGATGACTATTTTTACGGAAAGCCTTCTCCGGATATTCCGAACATTAAAATAGAAAAACTAACATCGTTCCGCCGGGATGTATCTGAAATCATGAAAAAGATTCCTTTTGGAGAAACGACAACTTATGGTGAGATTGCCAAGATGATTGCCGTGAAACGTGGTATTTCAAAAATGTCAGCCCAGGCAGTTGGCGGTGCAGTAGGCTGGAACCCTATTTGCATCATTATCCCATGTCATAGGGTGATAGGTTCTGATGGCTCCCTTACAGGATATGGTGGTGGAATCAGAAACAAAGAATTGTTGCTACTGCACGAGAGGAAGTATAGTTTATAA
- a CDS encoding helix-turn-helix domain-containing protein: MEYIDQHLHETIRLDDFSEHVHLSNNYLSTLFKKETGYTVSEYILSRKLEVAENMLRFSDFSCAEISSFLSFNSQSYFTQCFREKNGCTPAVFRKTHYNKHIQGRHK, translated from the coding sequence ATGGAATATATAGATCAGCACCTGCATGAAACCATCCGTTTAGACGATTTCTCAGAACACGTACACCTTAGCAATAATTACCTATCAACCCTTTTCAAAAAAGAAACAGGGTATACTGTGTCAGAGTATATCCTGTCCCGAAAACTTGAAGTTGCAGAAAACATGCTTCGTTTTTCTGATTTCTCTTGCGCAGAGATAAGCAGTTTTCTGTCGTTCAATTCCCAGAGCTATTTTACCCAGTGCTTCAGGGAAAAGAATGGCTGTACTCCTGCTGTTTTTCGCAAAACGCATTATAACAAACATATCCAGGGAAGGCATAAGTAA
- a CDS encoding nitroreductase family protein: protein MNYIEAIKERHSVRNYTPEHIQAEKIVKLNEKIRELNEAGNLHLQLMEDAGNTYNRLLNRAMGLGSAPSVIACVGPDDDTLEQRIGYYGEKLVLFAQTLGLNTCWAGTFNKKNIGAEIRNGEKLVISIAIGYGKDKGKPRKSKTMDQVVDAKGERPFWFNNGVEMALLAPTAINQQKFVIKLNEDQSVEFIDKGGIFSQVDLGIVKCHFEIGSERAIGKFF, encoded by the coding sequence ATGAATTATATCGAGGCGATAAAGGAGAGACATTCAGTTAGAAATTATACGCCTGAGCATATACAGGCTGAAAAGATAGTTAAGCTTAATGAGAAAATCAGAGAGCTTAACGAGGCAGGAAATTTACATCTTCAGCTGATGGAGGATGCCGGTAATACGTATAACAGGCTTCTTAACAGGGCTATGGGGCTTGGCTCAGCGCCAAGTGTTATTGCATGTGTGGGCCCGGATGATGATACGTTGGAACAAAGAATCGGTTACTACGGAGAAAAGCTTGTACTTTTTGCGCAGACCTTGGGGCTTAATACTTGCTGGGCAGGGACTTTTAATAAAAAGAATATTGGAGCGGAGATAAGAAATGGTGAAAAACTGGTAATTTCCATTGCGATAGGCTACGGAAAAGACAAGGGAAAGCCACGTAAATCCAAGACAATGGATCAGGTCGTTGATGCAAAGGGTGAAAGACCATTTTGGTTTAATAATGGTGTTGAGATGGCTCTTTTGGCGCCAACTGCGATAAATCAGCAGAAGTTTGTAATAAAGCTTAATGAGGACCAGTCAGTAGAGTTTATTGATAAGGGTGGAATTTTCAGCCAGGTTGACCTTGGGATAGTTAAATGCCATTTTGAAATCGGTTCTGAGCGTGCTATAGGGAAGTTTTTTTAA
- a CDS encoding flavodoxin family protein: MKVLIINGSPRMGGNTSIAVDEMAKTFTEEGVEAEIVQVGNKDIRGCIACGSCMKNGKCVFDDVVNELASKFEEADGLVVASPVYYASANATLIACLDRLFYSTHFDKTMKVGASVAVCRRGGASATFDELNKYFTICNMPIASSQYWNSVHGGEKGQAVKDLEGLQTMRVLARNMSFLIKSIALGKEKYGLPKTEEHAWTNFIME, encoded by the coding sequence ATGAAGGTACTGATAATCAATGGAAGTCCCAGAATGGGCGGAAATACTTCTATCGCTGTGGATGAAATGGCAAAAACATTTACAGAGGAAGGAGTTGAAGCTGAAATTGTACAGGTGGGTAACAAGGATATTCGTGGATGCATCGCCTGTGGAAGTTGCATGAAGAATGGAAAATGTGTATTTGATGATGTTGTAAATGAGCTCGCGTCTAAATTTGAAGAGGCGGATGGGCTTGTTGTAGCATCACCGGTTTATTATGCTTCTGCAAATGCAACACTTATAGCATGTTTAGACCGACTTTTTTATAGTACACATTTTGATAAGACTATGAAGGTTGGAGCGAGCGTTGCGGTATGTCGAAGGGGCGGTGCATCAGCTACTTTCGATGAATTAAACAAGTATTTCACCATCTGCAATATGCCTATAGCATCCAGTCAGTATTGGAACAGCGTTCATGGCGGGGAAAAGGGACAAGCTGTAAAAGATCTTGAAGGCCTTCAGACGATGAGAGTTCTTGCCAGAAATATGTCCTTCCTAATTAAGAGCATAGCACTTGGAAAAGAGAAATATGGCTTGCCAAAAACGGAAGAACATGCGTGGACAAATTTTATCATGGAGTGA
- a CDS encoding YjjG family noncanonical pyrimidine nucleotidase produces the protein MKYKAILFDNDDTLMDFQTGNRNAINLLLDEIGYVDDNRYDQYEEENLACWKALERGEMTQNQLKYERFFRFFNKYGITADARKSAERFVELLGMQNMLLPNAEEVLRTISKEIPIGIVTNGITAIQKRRFEGSIVKELSSVIVISEEVGISKPDPAIFNLALEQLKIKPDEALMVGDGIDSDVRGANNAGIDICWINPHGMSLPSELHAEYIVSDIKECLAVALQE, from the coding sequence ATGAAGTATAAAGCTATTTTGTTTGATAATGATGATACACTAATGGATTTTCAAACAGGTAATAGAAATGCAATAAACCTGCTGCTGGACGAAATTGGTTATGTTGATGATAACCGATATGATCAGTACGAAGAAGAGAATCTTGCATGTTGGAAAGCGTTGGAAAGAGGAGAGATGACTCAGAACCAGCTTAAGTATGAAAGATTCTTCAGATTCTTTAATAAATATGGAATAACAGCAGATGCCCGAAAGTCTGCAGAAAGATTTGTAGAACTTCTTGGTATGCAGAATATGCTTCTTCCGAATGCTGAAGAGGTTCTTAGAACCATATCAAAAGAAATACCTATTGGAATAGTTACCAATGGAATAACTGCTATTCAAAAGAGAAGATTTGAGGGTTCTATTGTAAAGGAACTGTCATCTGTCATAGTTATTTCTGAAGAAGTTGGAATTTCAAAACCTGATCCCGCAATATTCAATCTGGCACTGGAGCAATTGAAAATAAAGCCAGATGAAGCATTAATGGTTGGTGATGGTATAGATAGTGATGTCCGTGGAGCCAATAACGCAGGAATTGATATCTGCTGGATCAACCCACATGGGATGTCACTGCCTTCGGAGCTGCATGCTGAATATATTGTCTCCGATATTAAGGAATGCCTGGCAGTAGCTCTACAGGAATAA
- a CDS encoding class I SAM-dependent methyltransferase, whose amino-acid sequence MDNKSFDSKRIALGYAKRPWLHKSVIEQLKADCNLDADYKFSNGLDVGCGAGLSTKALRLICDKVTGTDIADAMVEVCKELYGEDPAYSFYVAKAEETKMPENKYDIVTAAGCINWVDEKKFMYNMSEVLADNGLIVIYDFGITDQMTGNENYTKWYRDEYLKKFPKPPRKENKWNQDDLPEGFIMEKQAEYDMEYSFDLETFVDFMLIQSNVNAQIENGSVSTEKARDWMKKTLYPVFEDEQKQLIFYGYSWYIRKK is encoded by the coding sequence ATGGACAATAAATCATTTGATTCAAAAAGAATTGCGCTGGGTTATGCAAAAAGACCATGGCTCCATAAATCAGTAATAGAGCAGCTTAAAGCGGATTGTAACCTTGATGCTGATTATAAATTCTCTAATGGTCTTGATGTGGGCTGTGGTGCAGGTCTTTCAACCAAGGCCCTGCGCCTTATTTGTGACAAGGTCACAGGAACGGACATTGCTGATGCCATGGTAGAAGTATGTAAGGAATTATATGGAGAGGATCCTGCATATTCATTTTATGTTGCTAAGGCTGAAGAAACGAAGATGCCGGAGAATAAGTACGATATTGTAACTGCAGCAGGATGTATCAACTGGGTGGATGAAAAGAAGTTCATGTATAATATGTCAGAAGTTCTTGCGGATAATGGACTTATTGTCATATACGATTTTGGTATTACAGATCAAATGACAGGAAATGAGAATTATACCAAGTGGTACCGGGATGAATATCTGAAAAAATTTCCTAAACCTCCTAGAAAAGAGAATAAGTGGAATCAGGATGATCTGCCTGAAGGATTTATCATGGAAAAGCAGGCAGAATACGACATGGAGTATTCTTTTGACTTAGAAACTTTTGTGGATTTCATGCTGATACAGTCAAATGTTAATGCGCAGATAGAAAATGGAAGTGTAAGTACTGAGAAGGCAAGAGATTGGATGAAGAAAACTCTGTATCCTGTTTTTGAGGATGAGCAAAAACAACTTATCTTCTATGGATATAGTTGGTATATAAGGAAAAAGTGA
- a CDS encoding ZIP family metal transporter: MWNIIIIPFLGTALGAASVFLFKKEMSQRMQRALTGFASGVMVSASFFSLLLPALDQTAEMGKLGFLPVSVGFGIGMLFLLVMDMVTPHMHLDKNEEGPRSGLKRTTKLVLAVTLHNLPEGMAVGIVCAGWLYGNSTITFTGALALAIGIAIQNFPEGAIVSMPLLGEGVPKGKTFLYGVLSGSVEPIGALLVFAASGLFIPLMPYLLSFAAGAMIYVVVEELIPEMSEGEHSNIGTIFFALGFILMMALDVGLG, from the coding sequence ATGTGGAATATAATCATCATTCCGTTCTTGGGGACAGCACTGGGCGCGGCCAGTGTATTTTTGTTTAAAAAAGAAATGAGTCAGAGGATGCAGCGGGCCCTTACAGGTTTTGCTTCAGGAGTGATGGTGTCTGCTTCTTTTTTTAGCCTCCTGCTTCCTGCACTTGATCAGACAGCTGAAATGGGAAAACTCGGGTTTCTTCCTGTATCTGTCGGATTTGGGATAGGAATGCTTTTTCTTCTTGTAATGGATATGGTGACGCCTCACATGCATCTGGATAAAAATGAGGAAGGTCCAAGGAGCGGACTTAAAAGAACAACGAAGCTTGTCCTGGCGGTTACTCTTCATAATCTTCCTGAAGGAATGGCAGTAGGAATAGTATGTGCAGGCTGGCTTTATGGTAACAGCACAATTACTTTTACAGGAGCTCTGGCACTGGCAATCGGTATTGCAATACAGAACTTCCCTGAAGGAGCAATTGTATCCATGCCGCTTTTGGGAGAGGGAGTTCCAAAAGGAAAGACCTTCCTTTACGGTGTTTTGTCCGGAAGTGTTGAACCCATAGGGGCGCTTTTAGTCTTTGCTGCATCCGGATTGTTTATCCCACTGATGCCATATCTTCTTAGTTTTGCGGCAGGAGCCATGATATATGTCGTAGTAGAGGAACTTATTCCGGAAATGTCTGAGGGTGAACATTCGAACATAGGAACAATCTTTTTTGCTCTGGGATTTATACTTATGATGGCGCTGGATGTAGGTCTGGGGTGA
- a CDS encoding LytR/AlgR family response regulator transcription factor translates to MYQAAIVEDEKIFLDRTKKLLAQTFSDQNTEVAFDFFMSGDEFLPMVEQHFHYDMIFLDIEMPGMDGISVCRRIREISPEALVVFISNKEALVFQTFEVQPFRFIRKSELNEMAQPLVTAILQELSRRGQQIVKIEEPSSGDVFSFDVKKILYIEAQRKECIIVTNTNSTIMKTKLMSLESALKGYSFIKIHRSFLVNIDAITRIQKDTVLLTNGEELPLSRSVKESVKQAFLSHSMS, encoded by the coding sequence ATGTATCAGGCAGCGATTGTAGAAGATGAGAAGATATTCCTGGATAGGACCAAGAAACTTCTGGCACAGACTTTCAGCGACCAGAATACCGAAGTGGCATTTGATTTTTTTATGTCGGGTGATGAATTTTTGCCAATGGTAGAGCAGCATTTCCATTACGACATGATATTTCTTGATATAGAGATGCCGGGTATGGATGGAATCTCAGTTTGCAGAAGGATTAGGGAGATTTCTCCGGAGGCACTGGTAGTCTTTATATCAAATAAGGAAGCCCTTGTATTTCAGACTTTCGAAGTACAGCCTTTCAGATTCATTAGAAAGAGCGAGCTTAATGAGATGGCACAGCCTCTGGTCACTGCTATACTTCAGGAGCTTTCAAGGCGCGGTCAGCAAATTGTGAAGATTGAAGAGCCATCAAGTGGCGATGTCTTCTCTTTTGATGTAAAAAAAATCCTGTATATTGAGGCTCAGCGAAAGGAATGCATCATCGTAACAAATACGAATTCCACAATCATGAAGACCAAGCTGATGTCACTTGAGAGTGCCCTTAAGGGTTACAGCTTTATCAAGATACACCGGAGTTTTCTTGTAAACATCGATGCCATAACCAGAATTCAGAAGGATACGGTTCTTTTGACAAACGGCGAGGAACTTCCTCTTAGCAGATCAGTGAAGGAATCGGTAAAGCAGGCTTTTCTAAGCCATTCCATGTCGTGA